From one Sus scrofa isolate TJ Tabasco breed Duroc chromosome 9, Sscrofa11.1, whole genome shotgun sequence genomic stretch:
- the LOC100738522 gene encoding olfactory receptor 52B4-like, whose protein sequence is MLSFNRTGVSHTVFYLLGIPGLEDQHLWISIPFFISYVTALLGNSLLIFLILTRRSLHEPMFLFLCMLAGADLVLSTCTVPQALAIFWFRAGEISLDRCITQFFIIHCIFMSESGILLVMAFDRYVAICYPLRYTTILTHTLIGKIGVTIFLRSYCTVFPIIFLLKRLTFCRNNVLPHTGCEHIGLAKYACNDIRVNIWYGLFVIVSTLFLDILLIFVSYMLILRAVFHMPSQDARHKALSTCGSHVCIIILFYGPGILTTLAQRFGRHIPAHIHILLANVCVLAPPMLNPIIYGIKTKQIQEQVAHLFLKQK, encoded by the coding sequence ATGCTTTCCTTTAACCGCACTGGGGTCAGCCACACCGTCTTCTACTTGCTGGGCATCCCCGGCCTTGAGGACCAGCACCTGTGGATTTCCATCCCCTTCTTCATTTCCTACGTCACCGCCCTGCTTGGGAACAGCCTGCTCATCTTCCTCATCCTCACGAGGCGCAGCCTGCATGAACCCATGTTCCTGTTCCTGTGCATGCTGGCCGGGGCCGACCTGGTCCTGTCCACCTGCACAGTCCCTCAGGCCCTGGCCATCTTCTGGTTCCGTGCTGGGGAGATCTCCCTGGATCGCTGCATCACTCAGTTCTTCATCATACACTGCATCTTCATGTCTGAGTCAGGCATCCTGCTGGTGATGGCGTTTGACCGCTACGTTGCTATATGCTACCCTCTGAGATACACCACTATTCTGACACACACGCTGATTGGGAAGATCGGTGTTACCATCTTTCTGAGAAGTTATTGTACCGTTTTCCCcatcatatttcttttgaaaaggcTGACATTCTGCCGAAATAATGTCCTTCCACATACCGGTTGTGAACATATTGGCTTGGCCAAATATGCATGTAATGACATTCGAGTGAACATCTGGTATGGCCTCTTTGTCATAGTGTCAACACTGTTCTTAGACATCCTGTTAATTTTTGTGTCCTACATGCTGATTCTCCGTGCTGTCTTCCACATGCCTTCCCAAGATGCTCGTCACAAAGCGCTCAGCACGTGTGGCTCCCATGTCTGCATCATCATCCTCTTTTACGGGCCGGGGATCCTCACAACCCTTGCTCAGAGGTTTGGACGCCACATCCCAGCTCACATCCACATCTTGCTGGCCAATGTCTGCGTGCTGGCTCCCCCGATGCTGAATCCCATCATTTATGGGATCAAGACCAAGCAAATCCAGGAGCAGGTGGCTCACTTGTTTCTGAAGCAGAAATAA
- the LOC100622028 gene encoding tripartite motif-containing protein 6 has translation MTSAVLVDIQEEVTCPLCLELLTDPLSIDCGHSFCQACITQNSEEWRMDQGGESSCPVCQTRYRPGNLRPNRHLANIAERLREVVLGSGTQLKVILCAHHGEKLQLFCREDGQLICWLCERAQEHRGHHTFLMEEVAQEYQERFQESLKKLRQEQQEAEKLAALIREKRASWKNQMEPERHRIQKQFDQLRSILDKEEQRQLRKLEEEERKGLSVIAEAEGELLQQSQSLRELISDLERRCQGSMTELLQDVRDVAERSEFWTLKKPEALPTKLKSVFRAPDLKKMLRVFRELTDVQSYWVDVTLNPHTANLNLVLSKNRRQVRFVGAQQSGSRLDEHYGCGVLGSRHFSSGKHYWEVDVAKKTDWILGVCSDAMAPTFSFSQFAAGRNVYSRYQPQSGYWVIGLHRKHEYRAYEDSSASLLLSMTVPPRRVGVFLDYEAGTVSFYNVTNHGFPIYTFSKYYFPSTLCPYFNPCNCVVPMTLRRPSS, from the exons ATGACGTCGGCAGTCCTGGTGGACATCCAAGAGGAGGTGAcctgccccctctgcctggaGCTCCTGACGGACCCCCTGAGCATAGACTGTGGCCACAGCTTCTGCCAAGCCTGCATCACGCAGAACAGCGAGGAGTGGAGGATGGaccagggaggggagagcagcTGTCCCGTGTGCCAGACCCGCTACCGGCCTGGGAACCTGCGGCCCAATCGGCACCTGGCCAACATCGCCGAGAGGCTCCGGGAGGTGGTGTTGGGCTCAGGGACGCAGCTGAAGGTGATCCTGTGTGCGCACCACGGAGAGAAGCTCCAGCTCTTCTGCAGGGAGGACGGCCAGCTCATCTGCTGGCTCTGCGAGCGGGCCCAGGAGCACCGTGGCCACCACACGTTCCTCATGGAGGAGGTGGCCCAGGAGTACCAG GAGAGGTTTCAGGAGTCTCTGAAGAAGCTGAGGCAAGAGCAGCAGGAAGCTGAGAAACTAGCCGCTCTTATCAGAGAGAAGAGAGCATCCTGGAAG AATCAGATGGAGCCCGAGAGACACAGGATCCAGAAGCAGTTTGACCAGCTGAGAAGCATCCTGGACAAAGAGGAGCAACGGCAGCTAaggaagctggaggaggaggagaggaagggcctGAGTGTCATCGCAGAAGCTGAGGGGGAGCTGCTCCAGCAGAGCCAGTCCCTGAGAGAGCTCATCTCAGACCTGGAGCGCCGGTGTCAGGGGTCAATGACGGAGCTGCTGCAG GATGTGAGGGATGTCGCGGAAAG GAGTGAATTCTGGACCCTGAAGAAGCCAGAAGCTCTCCCCACCAAGCTGAAGAGTGTGTTTCGAGCCCCAGATCTGAAAAAGATGCTGCGAGTGTTTAGAG AGCTGACAGATGTCCAGAGCTACTGGG TGGACGTGACTCTGAATCCACACACGGCCAATTTAAATCTCGTCCTGTCTAAGAACCGGAGGCAGGTGAGGTTTGTGGGCGCCCAGCAGTCCGGGTCGCGCTTGGACGAGCACTACGGCTGTGGCGTCCTGGGCTCTCGGCACTTCTCCTCGGGGAAGCATTACTGGGAGGTGGACGTGGCCAAGAAGACCGACTGGATCCTGGGGGTGTGCAGCGATGCGATGGCACCCACGTTCTCCTTCAGCCAGTTTGCCGCAGGTCGGAACGTTTACTCCAGATACCAACCTCAGAGCGGATACTGGGTGATTGGATTACACCGGAAGCACGAATACAGGGCCTACGAGGACTCGTCTGCCTCGCTGCTGCTCTCCATGACTGTGCCTCCCCGCCGGGTGGGCGTGTTCCTAGACTACGAGGCCGGCACGGTCTCCTTCTACAACGTCACCAACCATGGCTTCCCCATCTACACCTTCTCCAAATACTACTTCCCCTCCACTCTTTGTCCGTATTTTAATCCTTGCAACTGTGTGGTCCCAATGACCCTGCGTCGCCCAAGCTCTTGA